The genomic stretch CGCGCTGCCGATGGTCATTTGCAGCCCGGCCCGCAGTTCCCGGATATGCGGCGTTTAACGGATTCCATTCACCGGCTGGGATTGAAAGCCGGTATCTATTCCAGCCCCGGCCCCAGTACCTGCGGCAATTTCACCGGGAGCTACCAGCAGGAGACCCGGGATGTGGCCGACTGGGCCCGCTGGGGTTTTGACCTGGTCAAGTATGACTGGTGCAGCTTCGGCAATACGCCCGAAGCTAAACGTCCCGATGGGTTACAATATCCCTATAAGCAATTGGACAAGGCGTTGCGTCAACAGCCGAGGGATATAGTGCTCAGTCTTTGCCAGTATGGAATGGGCGAGGTCTGGCAATGGGGCCATGAAGTGGGCGGTCAGCTCTGGCGCACCGGTGGCGATATCACCGATACCTGGCCCAGTATTCTTGAACTGGGCTTTGGCAACAATGCCAAAGCAGCCTATCAACAACCTGGCCGCTGGAACGATCCGGATATGCTGGTCCTGGGCCGCCTGGGCTGGGGTGAACTGCGCCCTTCCCGGCTGACTCCCGATGAGCAGTATACGCATATGAGCCTCTGGTGTATCCAGGCGGCGCCGCTCCTGTTGGGCTGCGATCTGCAACAGCTGGATCTTTTCAGCAAAGGGTTGTTATGCAATACGGAAGTGCTGGCCATTAACCAGGACCCGTTGGGCGCTCCGGGTATGGAGTACTATCACCAGGATAGCCTGGTCGTATTCCGGAAACCGTTGCAGGATGGCAGTGTGGCCCTGGCCATCGTCAATCTTAAAAATGACTATATCAATGTTCCCCTGACTGCAGCCATGCTCGGCTTGCCTGGTGCTTACCGGCTGCGGGATTGCTGGCGGCAGCAGGACCTGGGCGTATACAAAGAAGGGATGAACGCCCGGCTGGCGGCGCATGGGGTATGGCTGCTCAAAGCAATACCCAAATGATGTTCAGAGATATTTGTTAGTGATTATTCCGGTAAGCGGAGGGAGAAACGCCTGTCTGCTTGCGGAAGAATTTGCTGAAAGCCGCTACGGAGCCATAGTTGAGCCTTGCCGCCACCATGCTGATGGTATTGTCCGGCTGCTTCAGCAGCAGGCAGGCCTCATTGCTCATGGCGGCGGCTATCAGGGTACCCGGTGTTTTGCCGGCTATCTTTTTGCAGACCTGGATCAGGTACTTGCTGCCGATAAATAATTTACCCGCATAAAAATCCAATCCCTGTTCCTCGCGGAAATGGAATTGCACCAGTTTCATGAATTGCAGGAACAACTCTTCCTCGCGGCCCAGGGCTTTGCGCAGGGCCGTATTGTGGTAACGTACAAAGATCTCCGCCGTTTCATACAGGAGGTTAAAGATGAGGTTCTGTACCAGTTGCTCCTGGAAAAGGCCGTCCTGCCTGGTTTTGAGGTGCAGGGCGTCCAGTTTGCCTTGCAGCAGCTGGCTTTCTTTTTTCTTCAGCTGTACAAAGGCCAGGGTGTCAAAACTGAAAAAGCCCAGCTGCTCCAGTTGGCGGGCGTCCAGGATATTCTTCAGCAGGAAACTTTTCTCAAAGACCAGCACCCTTGCCCGGAAATCAGGGCTATGGCCAACTACCTGCACAATGGTGGATGGAATAGCGGCAAAAAAGCTGTTGGTCCGCAGATGCACCGGCTCGTTGTTCAGCAATAGTTCCGCCGTGCCGGAAAAACAGATGGCATAGATATAGAAATCAGCCCGGAACCCTTCCGCAGGATACCGGCTGATGCCGGCGCCGCTGGAAATAAAATAGGGCTTCTGCTGGTCTTCCTGTCCAAACAGGCGGAGGGTATGACGTATATTCTTATTGCTGTTCCGCAAGCCGGGTCGTTTTTTCTTCCCGGCAAATATATCATTCATAACAGTATAATTATGCGGCGGCTATCCCGGCCCTGGGCTGCCGGCTGATCTTCCATTGCAGCAGGATGACCATCAGCACAAAACAGATCACTGCAATCCAGGTTAGGGCGGTCAGCTGGGGCTGGATATCCGAAAAGCTTCCGCCATACACGGACAGTTTCCGGAAGCCATTCAGGAAATGGGTCAGGGGCAGTGCGTTGGCGATCTTTTGTACAAAGACCGGCATGCCTTCCAATGGCCAGGTAAAACCACTGAGCAGGAAAGAGGGCGTGGCTATCACCATCAGCAGTTCGGTAGCCCGCAGCTGGTTGGGAATGGCTAATGATACCAGCATGCCGAGGAACATGCAGGCCAGGCTGAACACCGCTACCAGTACGGCCATACCACTGTTAAAGACCGGGATATCGATATCGTAGAGCACAAAGAAAGAACCGACTACTCCCCACATCAATGTTGTCAGCAAAATAAAGGGCGTTATTTTCAGGAGGATATGGTACAGCGAAGACCGGCTGTGACGCACCAGCTTCCCGAAATACCCATCCTCAAAATCCCGCGCAAATACCAGTCCCAGCCCCAGCAGGATCACCTGCTGCATAATGGTGCCCAGGATACCGGGCAGCATGAGGTAGAGATAATTGCCGGCAGGGTTATAGAAGCGGGTGTAATTGACGCGGAAGGGCTCAAAACGCTGGGCGGCAGTCTCCCGGTCCATGCCGCCTTTTTTCAGGGCCTCTATCTCAATGCCGGCGCTCAGGGTGCCCATGACGGTCTGGATGGCCCTGCTGGCAAAATTAGCTGTGACGAGGTTGGCCGTATTGATATCCGCCATGATCTCAGGATAGCGTTTTTGCAGGATGGCGGATTCAAAGCCTGCCGGGATGGAGATCACTGCCACATATTCTTTGGAAGGCATCTCCGCTGCAATATTGCCGGCGTCAAACTGCACTTTCACCACCTGGATACTTTCATTATCGTCCAGCGCATCAATGAACTTGCCGCTGGTGGCGCTATGGTCTGCATCAATGACCACTACCGGCATATTGGTCAGTTTTCCCTTCCGGTATACATACACAAAAGTGATCCCGTATAACAGGGGCGCCCCAAAGAAAATGACCACCAGTACCTGGTTGGAAAAGATCCTTTTGAATTCGGTGCGGAGCAGCCGGATAAACTGTTTCATGGTAATAGCTTTAGGGTTGGACCGGTCCGCGTTCCAGGAGCACGGTGGAATTATTGTACAGGGCCTTTGCTTCGGCCGGTTGCAATGGTACCAGCTTCAATTCATAAAATCCTTCTCCCACCTGGCGGTTGGGGGAGGTGCTGGTATTGTCTGCATAACGGGGCAGCTGTTTTACCGCTACTATTTTTGCCCGGATGGAAGTGCTGGTATTGGGGACCTGGATGGTAAAGCTGTCTCCGGTCTTATAGGCATTGATGCTGTTCTCCCCGATGGTGAACCGGAAATAGGTATTGTTCAGCTCATAGCCGTTGACCAGGGTATAACCCGGTGTGGCCAGCTCTCCTTCTTTGAGGGTGATGCTTTCCACGGACATATCAGCGGGGGCCAGCAGGTATCTTTCCTTATCGGCCTGCAATACTTCATTGCGGGCCCCGATGGCCCGATCCAGCTGGCCTTTGGCGCTGCGGATGGTCTCAGGGCGGGTGCCGCTGACCAGTTCCTGCTGCCTTGCTTTGAGGGCTTTCACCTGTGCTTTGGCCGCATTGTATTTGGCGCGTACTTCATCATATTGCTGGGCAGGCACCAGGGAGTCCCGGTACATATTTTCCACCCGCCTGAAAGATTGGTCAGCAAATTCCAGCTGGGCCTGTGCGGCATCCAGCTGACCGGCCACCTGGTCCAGCTGGTCCCTGGTGGCGCCATGATGGGCCAGGTCCAGCTGGCCGCTGGCGCTGGTGATGGCGCCTTCAGCCTGTTCCAGTTTGGCGGCAATCTCGGGTACGCCGAGGATGGCCAGGGTATCGCCTTTTTTCACCTGCATGCCTTCCTGTACCAGCAGCTTTTCAATGCGGCCGGCTACTTTGGGCGCTACAGCAATGGATTCAAATTTGACCTTGCCCTGCGGTAGTGCGGGTTGGGTGGGATTGCCCGACTGGCAGGCTACCAGCAGGATGCCGGAAAAGAAGCCGCTGCTTATAAATAGAATACGTTTCATCTGTATTGCGTTTAATGATGCTGGTTAAATATGTTGAAGAAGCACACCGTTGATATCGGCGGATTGCAGTACTGCCCGCCGTTGTTCATAGAGGGCCTGTTGCAGACCGAACCTGGCTTTTTCCAGGTCGTTCAGCGCATCCAGGACTTCTTTGATGCCGGTGAGCCCGTTGCGGTACTGTTTGTTGACGAAATCGTAGGTGTCTTCCGTGAGTGCAAT from Candidatus Pseudobacter hemicellulosilyticus encodes the following:
- a CDS encoding AraC family transcriptional regulator gives rise to the protein MNDIFAGKKKRPGLRNSNKNIRHTLRLFGQEDQQKPYFISSGAGISRYPAEGFRADFYIYAICFSGTAELLLNNEPVHLRTNSFFAAIPSTIVQVVGHSPDFRARVLVFEKSFLLKNILDARQLEQLGFFSFDTLAFVQLKKKESQLLQGKLDALHLKTRQDGLFQEQLVQNLIFNLLYETAEIFVRYHNTALRKALGREEELFLQFMKLVQFHFREEQGLDFYAGKLFIGSKYLIQVCKKIAGKTPGTLIAAAMSNEACLLLKQPDNTISMVAARLNYGSVAAFSKFFRKQTGVSPSAYRNNH
- a CDS encoding ABC transporter permease → MKQFIRLLRTEFKRIFSNQVLVVIFFGAPLLYGITFVYVYRKGKLTNMPVVVIDADHSATSGKFIDALDDNESIQVVKVQFDAGNIAAEMPSKEYVAVISIPAGFESAILQKRYPEIMADINTANLVTANFASRAIQTVMGTLSAGIEIEALKKGGMDRETAAQRFEPFRVNYTRFYNPAGNYLYLMLPGILGTIMQQVILLGLGLVFARDFEDGYFGKLVRHSRSSLYHILLKITPFILLTTLMWGVVGSFFVLYDIDIPVFNSGMAVLVAVFSLACMFLGMLVSLAIPNQLRATELLMVIATPSFLLSGFTWPLEGMPVFVQKIANALPLTHFLNGFRKLSVYGGSFSDIQPQLTALTWIAVICFVLMVILLQWKISRQPRAGIAAA
- a CDS encoding biotin/lipoyl-binding protein, giving the protein MKRILFISSGFFSGILLVACQSGNPTQPALPQGKVKFESIAVAPKVAGRIEKLLVQEGMQVKKGDTLAILGVPEIAAKLEQAEGAITSASGQLDLAHHGATRDQLDQVAGQLDAAQAQLEFADQSFRRVENMYRDSLVPAQQYDEVRAKYNAAKAQVKALKARQQELVSGTRPETIRSAKGQLDRAIGARNEVLQADKERYLLAPADMSVESITLKEGELATPGYTLVNGYELNNTYFRFTIGENSINAYKTGDSFTIQVPNTSTSIRAKIVAVKQLPRYADNTSTSPNRQVGEGFYELKLVPLQPAEAKALYNNSTVLLERGPVQP